One window of the Sandaracinaceae bacterium genome contains the following:
- a CDS encoding class I SAM-dependent methyltransferase, translating into MTSEPWTDPAQHESVPCSLCDRDPDDAIVVGTRARFGMDVRNVACRGCGLVRVNPRPCPEAMDAYYRGPYRAQYRTVKLPVPGGGRFVGPDDEGYAEARAARYQSQAQVALRLGDLTAGQRVLEVGCRDGQTLMHMKRLGGVEVFGVEPGPEEAAQAIARGVDVFVGLLEEYAPSEDERFDQVQMFHVLEHLHEPLAALTRLASWLKPGGTLLIEVPNVTQPYGALEGNFFQNAHLTSFGANTLAAMFARAGLAPQKMADGGSLFMTGTPDATPGETLPRPFAHAMLPDPGQGGDWIAERLDTYRHVQRVKEEILSGHVSMDRLGVLTQMLRRPGFAVHTRESVEALLDVFSRAGAPRAALALATAVVEGPHPAALKQQCQRLIELCHARLAGSEGIART; encoded by the coding sequence GTGACCTCCGAACCCTGGACCGACCCCGCCCAGCACGAGAGCGTGCCCTGCTCGCTCTGCGACCGGGACCCCGACGACGCCATCGTGGTCGGCACCCGCGCGCGCTTCGGGATGGACGTGCGCAACGTCGCGTGCCGCGGCTGCGGGCTGGTGCGGGTGAACCCGCGGCCGTGCCCCGAGGCGATGGACGCCTACTACCGCGGCCCCTACCGCGCGCAGTACCGCACGGTGAAGCTGCCCGTGCCGGGCGGCGGACGCTTCGTCGGCCCGGACGACGAGGGCTACGCCGAGGCCCGCGCGGCCCGCTACCAGAGCCAGGCGCAGGTCGCGCTCCGGCTCGGCGACCTCACCGCCGGCCAGCGCGTGCTCGAGGTGGGCTGCCGCGACGGCCAGACCCTGATGCACATGAAGCGCCTCGGCGGCGTCGAGGTCTTCGGCGTCGAGCCAGGCCCCGAGGAGGCGGCGCAGGCCATCGCCCGCGGCGTCGACGTCTTCGTCGGGCTCCTCGAGGAGTACGCGCCGAGCGAGGACGAGCGCTTCGACCAGGTGCAGATGTTCCACGTGCTCGAGCACCTGCACGAGCCCCTCGCCGCGCTGACGCGCCTCGCGAGCTGGCTGAAGCCGGGCGGCACCCTCCTCATCGAGGTGCCCAACGTCACCCAGCCGTACGGCGCGCTCGAGGGCAACTTCTTCCAGAACGCGCACCTGACGAGCTTCGGCGCCAACACCCTAGCCGCGATGTTCGCGCGGGCCGGGCTGGCGCCGCAGAAGATGGCCGACGGCGGCTCGCTCTTCATGACCGGCACGCCCGACGCGACGCCGGGGGAGACGCTCCCGCGTCCCTTCGCCCACGCGATGCTCCCCGACCCGGGGCAGGGCGGCGACTGGATCGCCGAGCGTCTGGACACCTACCGGCACGTGCAGCGCGTCAAGGAGGAAATCTTGTCGGGTCACGTCTCGATGGACCGCCTCGGCGTGCTCACCCAGATGCTCCGCCGCCCGGGCTTCGCCGTGCACACCCGCGAGAGCGTCGAGGCGCTCCTCGACGTCTTCTCCCGAGCGGGCGCCCCGCGCGCCGCGCTCGCCCTCGCCACCGCGGTGGTGGAGGGGCCTCATCCGGCTGCGCTCAAGCAGCAGTGTCAACGCCTCATCGAGCTCTGCCACGCGCGGCTCGCGGGCTCCGAAGGGATCGCCAGAACATGA